One window of Trinickia caryophylli genomic DNA carries:
- the hrpA gene encoding ATP-dependent RNA helicase HrpA codes for MSNVPNSPAADEGGRGKPSRPRRDGPRASPIPPNPIPPIEFPPALPVTGRREEIARAIRDHQVVIVSGETGSGKTTQLPKICLTLGRGRGAGGSGLIGHTQPRRIAASATGRRIAEELGTPFGEVVGYKVRFNDNLAPGASVKLMTDGILLAETQTDPLLRAYDTLIIDEAHERSLNIDFLLGYLREILPKRPDLKLIVTSATIDAERFARHFGTEAKPAPVIEVSGRLYPVEIRYRPVEETSPAIRAAQGTPPARERMKGAREAERDLMDAIVDAVDELCREGGGDVLVFLPGEREIREAAEALRKHHPPHTEILPLFARLSAAEQARVFKPSNARRIVLATNVAETSLTVPGIRYVVDTGLARVKRYSYRNKVEQLQVEPISQAAANQRAGRCGRVADGICIRLYGETDFQVRPRFTDPEILRSSLAAVILRMKSLHLTDIETFPFIEPPPGRAIADGYQLLAELGAVDDGNALTPLGSELARLPLDPRVGRMILAAREHDALAEMLVIASALSVQDPRDRPVEAQDQADQAHRRFADERSEFLQWLKIWRWFTEAVAHKKSNRQLVDACREQFLSHLRLREWRDVHSQLLTVVREQGWRINESEATYEQIHLALMTGLIGNLGLKADDEPHYLGARGIKFFLWPGSTLAKKAGRWVMAAELVETSRLYARCLAKIEPEWIEKVAAHLLKKQLSEPHWEKRAAQVVAFERATLFGLPVYHRRRVAFGQQDPRRARDLFIRGALVEGEFETRLPFFAHNRKLLADIEQLEHKSRRQDVLVDDELIFAFYDQAIPKQIHTGAAFERWYRNEVRASGQPEEKLRLLFLSRDDLMRHEAAGITTDLFPKRMSMAGVEMGLAYHFEPGSPRDGVTLAVPLYALNQVDARRAEWLVPGMLKEKVHLLLKSLPQKLRRHCVPLPEYAAAFVERHEARAASARAGVAQGESLRGEGGLLEALIADVRAATQVALKTTDFKLETLPAHLFMNFKVIDEHGRQLAMGRNLAQLRAELGADAQREFQKLAAGAGSTREPGAKPAAAATPVASVAPVAPGGAPGQGGPRLQQAPARAPGEAGGGAETTALYENLTTWNFGKLPELLEIRRRGQTLFGYPALVDRTTHCDVEVFDSPEDAARAHRSGLRRLFALQLREPIKYLEKNLPGLREMALQFMPLGTQEALRDQLIEMALDRACLQEPLPDDDASFHARRDEGKGRLSLLAQEIARLVGQILADYAAVTKKLAQAKPYAAAYADLQQQLQGLIGKRFIVDTPYAQLTHFSRYLKGMALRIDKLKADPARDARLAADLQPLVQQYQRASSARGGVADARLAEFRWLLEELRISLFAQELRTPMPVSVKRLYKVWESMQR; via the coding sequence ATGTCGAACGTACCCAATAGTCCGGCCGCCGATGAGGGCGGGCGCGGAAAACCTTCCCGCCCGCGCCGGGACGGCCCGCGCGCATCGCCGATTCCGCCCAACCCGATTCCGCCGATCGAGTTTCCGCCCGCGCTGCCCGTCACGGGCCGGCGCGAGGAGATCGCGCGTGCCATCCGCGACCATCAGGTCGTCATCGTGTCGGGCGAGACCGGCTCCGGCAAAACCACGCAGTTGCCGAAGATATGCCTCACGCTCGGCCGCGGGCGGGGGGCCGGCGGCAGCGGCCTCATCGGCCACACGCAGCCGCGCCGGATCGCGGCTTCCGCCACGGGCCGGCGTATCGCGGAGGAACTCGGCACGCCGTTCGGCGAGGTCGTCGGCTACAAGGTGCGCTTCAACGACAATCTCGCGCCGGGCGCGTCGGTGAAGCTGATGACGGACGGCATCCTGCTCGCCGAGACGCAGACCGATCCGCTTTTGCGTGCATACGACACGCTGATCATCGACGAAGCCCACGAGCGCAGCCTCAATATCGATTTTCTGCTCGGCTATCTGAGGGAGATCCTGCCGAAGCGGCCCGATCTGAAGCTTATCGTGACCTCTGCGACGATCGACGCCGAGCGTTTCGCGCGCCATTTCGGCACGGAAGCGAAGCCCGCGCCCGTCATCGAGGTGAGCGGGCGGCTCTATCCAGTGGAAATCCGCTATCGGCCGGTCGAGGAGACGAGCCCGGCGATCAGGGCCGCCCAGGGCACGCCGCCCGCCCGCGAGCGCATGAAGGGCGCACGCGAGGCCGAGCGCGATCTGATGGATGCGATCGTCGATGCCGTGGACGAACTTTGCCGGGAGGGCGGCGGCGACGTTCTCGTGTTCCTGCCCGGCGAGCGCGAGATTCGCGAGGCGGCCGAGGCGCTGCGCAAGCATCATCCACCGCACACGGAGATCCTCCCGCTTTTCGCGCGCCTCTCGGCGGCCGAGCAGGCCCGCGTCTTCAAGCCGTCGAACGCGCGGCGCATCGTGCTCGCAACGAACGTCGCCGAGACCTCGCTGACGGTGCCGGGCATCCGTTACGTCGTCGACACGGGCCTGGCGCGCGTGAAGCGCTACTCGTATCGCAACAAGGTCGAACAACTGCAAGTCGAGCCGATCTCGCAGGCGGCCGCCAATCAGCGTGCGGGCCGCTGCGGGCGGGTGGCGGACGGGATCTGCATTCGGCTATATGGCGAAACGGATTTCCAGGTCCGGCCGCGCTTTACCGACCCTGAAATTTTGCGCTCGTCGCTCGCGGCGGTCATCCTTCGGATGAAATCGCTGCACCTGACCGACATCGAGACGTTTCCGTTCATCGAGCCGCCGCCGGGGCGCGCGATCGCCGACGGCTACCAGTTGCTCGCCGAGCTGGGCGCGGTCGACGACGGCAATGCGCTCACGCCGCTCGGCAGCGAACTCGCGCGCCTGCCGCTCGACCCGCGCGTGGGACGCATGATTCTGGCCGCGCGCGAGCACGATGCGCTCGCGGAAATGCTCGTGATCGCGAGCGCGCTGTCGGTGCAGGATCCGCGCGATCGGCCCGTCGAAGCGCAGGATCAGGCCGACCAGGCCCATCGGCGTTTTGCCGACGAGCGCTCGGAGTTCCTGCAGTGGCTCAAGATCTGGCGCTGGTTCACCGAAGCGGTGGCGCACAAGAAGTCGAACCGGCAGCTCGTGGATGCTTGCCGCGAGCAGTTCCTGTCGCACCTGCGGCTGCGCGAATGGCGCGACGTCCATTCGCAGTTGCTGACCGTTGTGCGCGAGCAGGGCTGGCGCATCAACGAGAGCGAAGCGACTTACGAGCAGATCCATCTGGCGTTGATGACGGGGCTCATCGGCAACCTCGGTTTGAAGGCCGACGACGAGCCGCACTATCTGGGTGCGCGCGGGATCAAGTTCTTTCTGTGGCCCGGCTCGACGCTCGCGAAGAAGGCCGGCCGCTGGGTCATGGCGGCCGAACTCGTCGAGACGAGCCGGCTTTACGCGCGCTGTCTTGCAAAGATCGAGCCGGAATGGATCGAAAAGGTCGCCGCGCACCTGCTCAAAAAGCAGCTCTCCGAGCCGCATTGGGAAAAGCGCGCGGCCCAGGTAGTCGCATTCGAGCGGGCGACGCTGTTCGGATTGCCGGTCTACCATCGGCGGCGCGTGGCGTTCGGCCAGCAGGATCCACGGCGCGCACGCGATCTCTTCATTCGGGGCGCGCTCGTGGAGGGCGAATTCGAGACCAGGCTCCCGTTTTTTGCGCACAACCGCAAGCTTCTGGCCGATATCGAGCAGCTCGAGCACAAGTCGCGGCGGCAGGACGTGCTCGTCGACGACGAACTCATTTTCGCGTTCTACGATCAGGCGATTCCGAAGCAGATCCATACGGGTGCCGCGTTCGAGCGCTGGTACCGCAACGAGGTGCGCGCGAGCGGCCAGCCCGAGGAAAAGCTGCGGCTTCTTTTTCTGTCGCGCGATGACCTCATGCGGCACGAGGCGGCCGGCATCACGACCGATCTCTTTCCGAAGCGCATGTCGATGGCCGGTGTCGAAATGGGGCTGGCCTACCACTTCGAGCCGGGCTCGCCGCGTGACGGCGTGACGCTCGCCGTGCCGCTCTATGCGCTCAATCAGGTCGACGCCCGCCGCGCCGAATGGCTCGTGCCCGGGATGCTGAAGGAAAAAGTGCATCTGCTGCTGAAATCGCTGCCACAGAAGCTGCGCCGCCACTGCGTGCCGCTGCCGGAGTACGCGGCCGCCTTTGTCGAACGGCATGAGGCGCGCGCGGCAAGCGCCCGCGCGGGCGTCGCTCAGGGGGAATCGCTGCGCGGCGAGGGCGGGCTCCTGGAGGCGTTGATCGCCGACGTGCGCGCGGCGACGCAAGTCGCACTCAAAACCACCGATTTCAAGCTCGAGACGCTGCCGGCACACCTGTTCATGAACTTCAAGGTGATCGACGAGCACGGCCGGCAACTGGCCATGGGGCGCAACCTCGCGCAACTGCGCGCCGAGCTCGGCGCCGACGCCCAGCGCGAATTCCAGAAGCTTGCAGCCGGCGCGGGAAGTACCCGGGAGCCGGGGGCGAAGCCGGCTGCGGCGGCCACGCCGGTTGCATCCGTTGCGCCGGTTGCGCCGGGCGGCGCGCCCGGCCAGGGCGGGCCGCGGCTGCAGCAGGCGCCGGCGCGCGCACCCGGCGAGGCGGGCGGTGGCGCCGAGACGACCGCGCTCTATGAGAACCTGACGACCTGGAATTTCGGCAAGCTGCCGGAGCTGCTCGAAATCCGCCGCCGCGGGCAGACGCTTTTCGGCTACCCGGCGCTCGTCGATCGCACGACCCATTGCGACGTCGAGGTATTCGATTCGCCCGAAGACGCCGCGCGGGCGCATCGCTCGGGCTTGCGGCGCCTCTTCGCATTGCAACTGCGCGAGCCGATCAAGTATCTCGAAAAGAATCTGCCGGGCCTGCGCGAAATGGCGCTCCAGTTCATGCCGCTCGGTACGCAAGAGGCGCTGCGCGATCAGCTGATCGAGATGGCGCTCGACCGTGCCTGCCTGCAGGAACCATTGCCCGATGACGATGCGAGCTTTCATGCGCGCCGCGACGAAGGCAAGGGACGCCTGTCGCTGCTTGCGCAGGAAATCGCTCGGCTCGTCGGGCAGATTCTGGCGGACTACGCGGCGGTGACGAAGAAGCTTGCGCAGGCAAAACCCTATGCGGCGGCCTATGCGGATTTGCAGCAGCAGTTACAGGGTCTGATCGGAAAGCGCTTTATCGTGGATACTCCCTATGCGCAGCTGACGCATTTTTCCCGTTATCTGAAGGGCATGGCGTTGCGCATCGACAAGCTGAAAGCCGACCCGGCTCGCGATGCGCGGCTTGCCGCCGATTTGCAGCCGCTCGTACAGCAATACCAGCGTGCCAGCTCGGCGCGCGGCGGCGTGGCCGATGCGCGCCTCGCCGAATTTCGCTGGCTGCTGGAGGAACTGCGCATTTCGCTTTTCGCTCAGGAACTGCGTACGCCCATGCCGGTGTCGGTCAAGCGGCTTTACAAGGTGTGGGAGTCGATGCAGCGCTGA
- the argA gene encoding amino-acid N-acetyltransferase — protein MNAHSDLLPAQEPVANRPAAPEPVSHHAQFVDWMRSVAPYIHAFRNKTFVVGFGGEVVHQGLLNALVSDIALLQAMGIQIVLVHGSRPQVEEQMNLHGVKSEFSHGMRITDARALESAKEAAGEVRLDIEAAISQGLPNTPMAHAHISVVSGNFVTARPVGILDGVDFQHTGVVRKIDAESIRHSLASRKLVLLSPLGFSPTGEAFNLSMEDVASAAAIALRADKIIFLTETPGVMEEGNQLVREMSLDEAYRLHESGEIKGDAGFYLKHAVRACRGGVPRAHIIPYALDGSLLLELFLHDGVGTMISYENLESLREATPDDVGGILTLIEPLESDGTLVKRGRHQIERDIDHFSVIEHDGVLFGCAALYPYPQERIGEMACLTVAPDAQGSGDGERLLKRIEQRARARGLTRIFVLTTRTEHWFLKRGFVKVSVDDLPEDRRRLYNWQRKSLVLMKQL, from the coding sequence ATGAATGCTCATTCCGACCTTCTCCCCGCCCAGGAACCCGTCGCCAACCGGCCGGCGGCACCCGAGCCCGTTTCCCACCACGCGCAGTTCGTCGACTGGATGCGATCGGTCGCGCCGTACATCCACGCGTTCCGCAACAAGACGTTCGTGGTCGGCTTCGGCGGCGAGGTAGTGCACCAGGGTCTGCTCAATGCGCTCGTCTCCGACATCGCGCTGCTGCAGGCCATGGGTATCCAGATCGTGCTCGTGCACGGCTCGCGCCCGCAGGTCGAGGAGCAGATGAACCTGCACGGCGTGAAGTCGGAGTTCTCGCACGGCATGCGCATCACGGATGCGCGCGCGCTCGAGTCGGCCAAGGAGGCCGCGGGCGAAGTGCGCCTCGACATCGAGGCCGCGATCAGCCAGGGCCTGCCGAACACGCCGATGGCCCACGCGCACATCAGCGTCGTGTCGGGCAATTTCGTCACGGCGCGGCCGGTCGGCATTCTCGACGGGGTCGATTTCCAGCATACGGGCGTCGTGCGCAAGATCGATGCCGAGTCGATCCGGCACTCGCTCGCGAGCCGCAAGCTCGTGCTGCTCTCGCCGCTCGGGTTTTCGCCGACGGGCGAGGCGTTCAATCTCTCGATGGAAGACGTCGCCTCCGCCGCGGCCATCGCGTTGCGTGCCGACAAGATCATCTTCCTCACCGAGACGCCGGGCGTCATGGAGGAAGGCAACCAGCTCGTGCGCGAAATGTCGCTCGACGAAGCGTACCGGCTGCACGAGAGCGGTGAAATCAAGGGCGACGCCGGCTTTTATCTGAAGCACGCCGTGCGCGCCTGCCGCGGGGGCGTCCCGCGCGCCCACATCATTCCCTACGCGCTCGACGGCAGCCTGCTGCTCGAGCTCTTCCTGCACGACGGCGTGGGCACGATGATCTCGTACGAGAACCTCGAAAGCCTGCGCGAAGCGACGCCAGACGACGTCGGCGGCATTCTCACGCTGATCGAGCCGCTGGAATCGGACGGTACGCTCGTCAAGCGCGGGCGCCACCAGATCGAGCGCGACATCGATCATTTCTCCGTCATCGAGCACGACGGCGTGCTCTTCGGCTGCGCGGCGCTCTACCCGTACCCGCAGGAGCGCATCGGCGAGATGGCGTGCCTGACGGTCGCGCCCGACGCGCAAGGCTCGGGCGACGGCGAGCGTCTGCTCAAACGCATCGAGCAGCGCGCTCGCGCGCGCGGCCTCACGCGGATCTTCGTGCTGACTACGCGCACGGAGCACTGGTTCCTCAAGCGCGGCTTCGTGAAAGTTTCGGTGGACGACCTGCCCGAAGACCGCCGGCGCCTATACAACTGGCAACGCAAATCGCTCGTGCTGATGAAGCAGCTCTGA
- a CDS encoding oxidative damage protection protein, translating into MTRMVQCAKLGKEAEGLDFPPLPGELGKRIYENVSKEAWQEWLKHQTMLINENRLNMADPRARQYLMKQTEKFFFGEGADQASGYVPPPAQS; encoded by the coding sequence ATGACTCGCATGGTTCAATGCGCGAAGCTCGGCAAGGAAGCCGAAGGCCTCGATTTTCCGCCGCTGCCGGGCGAGCTCGGCAAACGCATCTACGAAAACGTGTCGAAAGAAGCGTGGCAAGAGTGGCTCAAGCATCAGACGATGCTCATCAACGAAAACCGGCTGAACATGGCCGATCCGCGCGCGCGCCAGTATCTGATGAAGCAGACCGAGAAGTTTTTCTTCGGCGAGGGCGCCGATCAGGCCTCGGGCTACGTGCCCCCGCCCGCGCAAAGCTGA
- a CDS encoding metallophosphoesterase family protein — translation MRIGLISDTHNLVRPEALAWLAGSEAIVHAGDVCTPEVLEALARIAPVTAVRGNNDKGAWAGQLPVEAALSMAGVAIHVVHDLADLRADWREAGIDVVVSGHSHKPLVQTREGVLFVNPGSAGPRRFRLPISAGMLVIEDGRARAQLHTLVAGGTAG, via the coding sequence GTGCGCATCGGTCTGATCTCGGATACGCACAACCTCGTGAGGCCCGAAGCGCTGGCGTGGCTTGCGGGCAGCGAAGCGATCGTTCATGCGGGGGACGTCTGCACGCCGGAGGTGCTCGAGGCGCTTGCGCGGATTGCCCCTGTCACGGCCGTGCGCGGTAACAACGACAAAGGTGCATGGGCCGGCCAATTGCCCGTGGAGGCCGCGCTGAGCATGGCCGGCGTCGCGATCCACGTGGTGCACGACCTCGCGGATCTGCGCGCCGATTGGCGCGAGGCGGGCATCGACGTGGTCGTGAGCGGCCATTCCCACAAGCCGCTCGTGCAAACGCGCGAGGGCGTGCTGTTCGTCAACCCGGGAAGTGCCGGGCCGCGGCGGTTCAGGCTCCCGATCTCGGCAGGCATGCTCGTGATCGAGGACGGACGCGCCCGGGCGCAATTGCACACGCTCGTTGCCGGCGGCACAGCCGGATGA
- a CDS encoding glutathione S-transferase family protein, translated as MQLIGMLDSPYVRRVAISMTLLDLPFEHRAVSVFRHFDTFAAINPVVKAPTLVDDDGTQLIDSSLIVDYLDHRVAPERRLMPQQAAERRRALHLIGFALAACEKTVQIAYERNLRPADKQYEPWVERVTGQLASAYGLLERELAAGGGTGWLTGERIMQPDVTVAVAWRFTQHMLPGQVDAARHPALAAFSARAEALPAFVAAPLE; from the coding sequence ATGCAACTGATTGGCATGTTGGACTCCCCGTACGTGCGCCGTGTGGCCATTTCGATGACGCTGCTCGATCTGCCGTTCGAGCATCGGGCGGTGTCGGTGTTTCGGCATTTCGATACCTTCGCCGCGATCAATCCGGTCGTAAAGGCGCCGACGCTCGTGGACGACGACGGCACGCAACTGATCGATTCGAGCCTCATTGTCGACTACCTCGATCACAGGGTCGCGCCCGAGCGGCGCCTCATGCCGCAGCAGGCGGCCGAACGCCGGCGCGCCCTGCATCTGATCGGCTTCGCGCTGGCGGCTTGCGAAAAGACGGTACAGATTGCCTACGAGCGCAATCTGCGCCCGGCCGACAAGCAGTATGAGCCGTGGGTCGAGCGCGTGACGGGGCAACTGGCGTCCGCCTACGGTCTGCTCGAGCGCGAACTCGCGGCTGGCGGCGGCACCGGTTGGCTGACGGGCGAGCGCATCATGCAGCCGGACGTCACGGTAGCCGTTGCGTGGCGCTTCACGCAGCATATGCTGCCCGGCCAGGTCGATGCGGCGCGCCATCCGGCGCTGGCCGCGTTTTCGGCGCGCGCCGAGGCGCTGCCGGCCTTCGTCGCCGCGCCGCTCGAATGA
- a CDS encoding response regulator, translating into MKLLLVEDNAELAHWIVNLLRGENFAVDCAPDGESADAILATQRYDVVLLDMRLPGISGKDVLARLRRRGDNVPVLMLTAHGSVDDKVDCFGAGADDYVVKPFDARELVARIKALIRRQSGGKSTTLVCGDLRYNTDTREFCHRDAPLPLRRREHAILETLMLRQGKTVSKTDLMESVYSLDDDASTDAIDIYIHRLRKHLAESSAQIMTLRGLGYILRERE; encoded by the coding sequence ATGAAACTGCTGCTCGTCGAAGACAACGCCGAACTCGCGCACTGGATCGTGAATCTGCTGCGCGGCGAAAACTTCGCGGTGGATTGCGCGCCGGACGGCGAGTCGGCCGACGCCATTCTTGCGACGCAGCGCTACGACGTCGTGCTGCTCGATATGCGTTTGCCGGGCATCAGCGGCAAGGACGTGCTCGCGCGCCTGCGCCGGCGTGGCGACAACGTGCCCGTGCTGATGCTCACGGCGCACGGCTCGGTCGACGACAAGGTCGACTGCTTCGGCGCGGGGGCCGACGACTACGTGGTCAAGCCGTTCGATGCGCGCGAACTCGTGGCGCGTATCAAGGCGCTGATCCGGCGCCAGTCGGGCGGCAAATCGACGACGCTCGTATGCGGCGATCTGCGCTACAACACCGATACGCGCGAATTCTGTCATCGCGATGCACCCTTGCCGCTGCGGCGCCGCGAGCATGCGATTCTGGAAACGCTGATGCTGCGGCAAGGCAAGACCGTATCGAAGACCGACCTCATGGAAAGCGTCTACAGCCTCGACGACGATGCGAGCACGGATGCGATCGATATCTATATTCACCGTCTGCGCAAACATCTTGCGGAATCGAGCGCGCAAATCATGACTCTGCGGGGGCTCGGCTACATCCTGCGCGAACGGGAGTAG
- a CDS encoding sensor histidine kinase, protein MMSLRARLLWWVLLPLAAFMLVTGSLAYDAARQTAELVQDNALIASARTIAEDVQWQNGALVSEIPPAALELFESPYQDHVYYRVMTAERLLGGSPELPLPERAGRYPRFYDTSIADQPIRAVAFQRQLYDSGRSYTVTVIVGKTEASREAMLRSLWRPQLIRQAMMLALAVAFVLIGLTTELKPLMKLKDDVADREPMQLEPIRVEHLHSELRPIVDAINQCIARLKLHATRQRQFIADAAHQLRTPLTLLDMQIQYACQCKPGDPALGDALAGIRRASRKMIEMTNQLLLLAQAESAAPETARAPVDMAQVVSSVLEDLVMAAERRGIDLGAELGERLVVAGRDNLLSALVANLVDNAIRYTHEGGSVTARCRREGDEVVIEVIDDGPGIPPEIRAHVFERFYRGKTEVEGTGLGLAIVRRIAQAHGGGVTLAPGPQRVGLVATVRLPAWQERLEA, encoded by the coding sequence ATGATGAGCCTGCGTGCGCGCCTGCTCTGGTGGGTGCTGCTGCCATTGGCGGCCTTCATGCTCGTGACGGGCTCGCTCGCCTACGACGCCGCGCGGCAGACCGCCGAACTCGTGCAGGACAATGCGCTGATTGCGTCGGCGCGCACGATCGCCGAAGACGTTCAATGGCAAAACGGCGCGCTCGTTTCGGAGATTCCGCCGGCGGCGCTCGAACTGTTCGAGTCACCGTACCAAGATCACGTCTACTACCGCGTCATGACGGCCGAGCGCCTCCTCGGTGGCTCGCCGGAGTTGCCTCTGCCCGAGCGCGCGGGCCGCTATCCGCGCTTTTACGACACTTCCATCGCCGATCAGCCGATTCGCGCGGTGGCCTTTCAGCGCCAGCTCTACGACTCCGGCCGCAGCTATACCGTAACGGTGATCGTCGGCAAGACGGAGGCATCGCGCGAGGCGATGCTGCGCTCGCTTTGGCGGCCGCAGCTGATTCGTCAGGCAATGATGCTGGCGCTTGCCGTCGCGTTCGTTCTGATCGGCCTTACGACCGAGCTCAAGCCGCTGATGAAACTCAAGGACGACGTGGCCGATCGGGAGCCGATGCAGCTAGAGCCGATCCGCGTCGAGCATCTGCACTCGGAACTGCGGCCCATCGTCGATGCGATCAATCAATGCATTGCACGGCTCAAACTGCATGCCACGCGGCAGCGCCAGTTCATCGCCGATGCCGCGCACCAGTTGCGCACGCCGCTTACGCTGCTCGACATGCAGATCCAATACGCCTGCCAATGCAAGCCCGGCGACCCGGCGCTCGGCGACGCACTTGCCGGCATCCGCCGCGCGAGCCGCAAGATGATCGAAATGACGAATCAGCTGCTGCTGCTCGCACAGGCCGAATCGGCCGCGCCGGAGACGGCGCGCGCGCCCGTGGACATGGCGCAGGTCGTATCGTCCGTGCTGGAGGACCTGGTCATGGCCGCCGAGCGGCGCGGCATCGATCTCGGCGCCGAGCTGGGCGAGCGGCTCGTCGTGGCCGGCAGGGACAATCTCCTGAGTGCGCTCGTCGCCAATCTCGTCGACAATGCCATTCGCTACACGCACGAGGGCGGCAGCGTGACGGCCCGCTGCCGGCGCGAGGGCGATGAAGTCGTCATCGAGGTGATCGACGATGGCCCGGGCATTCCGCCCGAGATCCGGGCGCACGTATTCGAGCGGTTCTATCGCGGCAAGACCGAGGTGGAAGGCACGGGGCTCGGGCTGGCCATCGTGCGCCGGATCGCGCAGGCGCACGGCGGTGGCGTGACGCTGGCTCCGGGGCCGCAGCGCGTGGGACTGGTGGCGACCGTGCGCCTGCCGGCCTGGCAGGAACGGCTGGAAGCATAG
- a CDS encoding ABC transporter permease — MATIEHAQAALSPSALAAVERAAQRKLRQRHALVIGLRLLVLVVVLGGWELSGRLKWIDPFFFSMPSLIFDQIVDWSVNGTSQGPLLVQVWVTLEETMLGFLIGAVGGIVCGVVLGRNQLLSDVFSIYIKIANSIPRVVLGSVFVIALGLGMASKVALAVVMVFFVVFGNAFQGVREADRYMIANAQILGASKRQLTTSVVIPSALSWILASLHVSFGFALVGAVVGEFLGSKQGIGLLISTAQGAFNASGVFAAMIVLAVVALSTDYLLTALEKRLLKWRPAAF, encoded by the coding sequence ATGGCTACCATTGAACATGCCCAAGCGGCGCTTTCCCCGTCCGCACTGGCCGCAGTCGAACGCGCGGCGCAGCGCAAGCTGCGTCAGCGTCACGCGCTCGTAATCGGGTTGCGCCTGCTCGTTCTCGTCGTCGTGCTCGGCGGCTGGGAACTTTCCGGACGGCTCAAGTGGATCGATCCGTTTTTCTTCTCCATGCCTTCGTTGATCTTCGATCAGATCGTCGACTGGTCTGTCAACGGTACCTCGCAAGGGCCGCTGCTCGTGCAGGTGTGGGTGACGCTCGAGGAAACGATGCTCGGTTTCCTGATCGGCGCCGTGGGCGGTATCGTTTGCGGCGTGGTACTCGGGCGCAACCAGCTCCTGTCCGACGTCTTCAGCATCTACATCAAGATCGCAAACTCGATACCGCGCGTGGTGCTCGGCTCGGTATTCGTGATCGCGCTCGGCCTCGGCATGGCCTCGAAGGTCGCGCTTGCCGTCGTCATGGTGTTTTTCGTCGTGTTCGGCAACGCGTTCCAGGGTGTACGCGAGGCCGACCGGTATATGATCGCGAACGCGCAGATTCTCGGCGCCTCGAAGCGGCAGCTGACGACCTCGGTCGTGATCCCGTCCGCGCTCTCGTGGATTCTCGCGAGCCTGCATGTGAGCTTCGGCTTTGCACTCGTCGGCGCCGTGGTGGGCGAGTTTCTCGGCTCGAAGCAGGGCATCGGCCTGCTGATCTCGACGGCGCAAGGCGCGTTCAACGCGAGCGGCGTGTTCGCGGCGATGATCGTGCTTGCCGTGGTCGCGCTTTCGACCGACTATTTGTTGACTGCACTGGAAAAGCGTTTGCTGAAATGGAGACCCGCCGCCTTCTGA
- a CDS encoding ABC transporter ATP-binding protein: protein MNQVSKDVPAIEFRSVSCRFISPDGKATIALRDFSMAVAKGEFVAIVGPTGCGKSTTLSMITGLLKPTTGEVRVMGAPVTGIDPRIGFVFQADAVFPWRSVIDNVAAGPLFRGRSKAAAYDQARDWLRRVGLEKFEHHYPHQLSGGMRKRVALAQTFINKPEILLMDEPFSALDMQTRTLMQDELLQLWSANAGSVVFVTHDLEEAIALADRVFVLTARPATLKKVYEIDLPRPRVTSEIRYEPRFIEISRDIWHDLREEVQIA from the coding sequence ATGAACCAGGTTTCCAAAGACGTACCGGCGATCGAGTTCCGCTCGGTGTCGTGCCGCTTCATTTCGCCCGACGGCAAAGCGACCATCGCGCTGCGCGATTTCAGCATGGCCGTGGCCAAGGGCGAGTTCGTCGCGATCGTCGGACCGACGGGCTGCGGCAAATCGACGACGCTCAGCATGATCACGGGCCTGCTCAAGCCCACCACGGGCGAAGTGCGCGTGATGGGCGCGCCGGTAACGGGCATCGATCCGCGCATCGGCTTCGTGTTCCAGGCCGATGCCGTGTTTCCGTGGCGCTCGGTGATCGACAACGTCGCGGCGGGACCGCTCTTTCGCGGCCGTTCCAAGGCGGCGGCTTACGACCAGGCGCGCGACTGGCTGCGCCGCGTGGGCCTCGAGAAGTTCGAGCATCACTATCCGCACCAGCTTTCGGGCGGCATGCGCAAGCGCGTCGCGCTCGCTCAGACCTTCATCAACAAGCCCGAGATCCTGCTGATGGACGAGCCGTTCTCGGCGCTCGACATGCAAACGCGCACGCTGATGCAAGACGAGCTGTTGCAGCTCTGGTCGGCCAATGCCGGCTCGGTCGTCTTCGTCACGCACGACCTGGAAGAGGCGATTGCGCTGGCCGACCGCGTCTTCGTGCTCACGGCGCGCCCGGCCACGCTCAAGAAGGTCTATGAGATCGATCTGCCGCGCCCGCGCGTCACCTCGGAAATCCGCTACGAGCCGCGCTTCATCGAAATCTCGCGCGACATCTGGCACGACCTGCGCGAAGAAGTGCAGATCGCCTGA